The following proteins are co-located in the Streptomyces bottropensis ATCC 25435 genome:
- a CDS encoding carbohydrate ABC transporter permease, whose protein sequence is MVVPFLIVAVNAVKSPAEYSRGGPLSLPDGLYLDGLKDFWQRVDYSRKLFNSVLISGSVAVLAVVLSVLNAYAIGIGRVRGRTWILAFFVLANMLPQEALVYPVYFLAKEAGLYDTRLSVVIVFTVIQAAFGTYLLSSVLGRFPREIVEAARIDGASTWQILWRIVVPVSRPTLGVLLVFFFIWTWNEFLLPLVMLISNDNQTVSVALGVLQGQRLMDATMTNAAALLGLLPALVFFLLFQRTLTRGIAVGAVK, encoded by the coding sequence ATGGTCGTCCCGTTCCTGATCGTGGCCGTGAACGCGGTGAAGTCCCCGGCGGAGTACTCGCGCGGCGGCCCGCTCAGCCTCCCCGACGGCCTCTACCTCGACGGGCTGAAGGACTTCTGGCAGCGGGTCGACTACAGCCGGAAGCTGTTCAACTCGGTGCTGATCAGCGGCTCGGTGGCGGTCCTGGCCGTCGTCCTGTCCGTGCTCAACGCGTACGCGATCGGCATCGGCCGGGTCCGGGGCCGCACCTGGATCCTCGCCTTCTTCGTGCTGGCGAACATGCTGCCGCAGGAGGCGCTGGTCTACCCGGTGTACTTCCTCGCCAAGGAGGCCGGCCTCTACGACACGCGGCTGAGCGTGGTCATCGTCTTCACCGTGATCCAGGCGGCCTTCGGCACCTACCTCCTCTCGTCGGTCCTCGGGCGGTTCCCCCGCGAGATCGTCGAGGCGGCCCGGATCGACGGCGCGAGCACGTGGCAGATCCTGTGGCGGATCGTCGTCCCCGTCAGCCGGCCCACCCTCGGCGTGCTCCTGGTCTTCTTCTTCATCTGGACCTGGAACGAGTTCCTGCTGCCCCTGGTGATGCTGATCTCCAACGACAACCAGACCGTCTCGGTGGCCCTCGGCGTCCTCCAGGGCCAGCGCCTGATGGACGCCACGATGACCAACGCGGCGGCCCTGCTCGGCCTGCTCCCCGCTCTCGTGTTCTTCCTCCTCTTCCAGCGCACGCTCACCCGCGGCATCGCGGTCGGAGCCGTGAAGTAG
- a CDS encoding extracellular solute-binding protein, producing MLTARRRTAAAAVALGGALLLVSCGGSDSGGGGDGRTLRLWHYEGPDSAMGVAWNAAIKEFERTHPGVEVEFEEKGFEQIRKTAPMVLNSSDAPDLMEYNKGNATAGLLSKQGLLTDLTPQVGERGWDKKLSAGVRTTSRYDADGVMGSGAWYGVPNYAEYTMVFYNKDLFAEHGIEEPTTLAELTAAMDEFVKAGITPLANAGAEYMAQQYLYQLALSRADRAWVDSYELYEGETDFHDAAWTYGAETFADWVEKGYIGEKSTGAKSEDAGVSFIQGKAPILFSGSWWYGRFQAENTFDWGTFLWPDTNLTLGSGGNLWVVPKGAKNKELAYDFIDITLSEKIQNLLGDKGGVPVAADPGAITDSRAKKLIADFNTLSEKDGLAFYPDWPVPGFYDVLVSETQKLITGDAGPDAYLDAIGKAYEKDVPKR from the coding sequence ATGTTGACGGCACGAAGGCGTACGGCGGCGGCCGCGGTGGCACTCGGTGGAGCGCTGCTCCTGGTCTCCTGCGGCGGTTCGGACAGCGGCGGCGGTGGCGACGGGCGGACCCTCCGCCTCTGGCACTACGAAGGCCCGGACAGCGCGATGGGCGTGGCCTGGAACGCGGCGATCAAGGAGTTCGAGAGGACCCATCCGGGCGTCGAGGTCGAGTTCGAGGAGAAGGGGTTCGAACAGATCCGGAAGACCGCCCCCATGGTCCTCAACTCCTCCGACGCGCCCGACCTCATGGAGTACAACAAGGGCAACGCGACCGCCGGTCTCCTCTCCAAGCAGGGCCTCCTCACCGACCTCACCCCGCAGGTCGGCGAGCGTGGCTGGGACAAGAAGCTCAGCGCGGGTGTCCGTACCACCAGCCGCTACGACGCCGACGGCGTCATGGGATCCGGCGCCTGGTACGGCGTACCGAACTACGCCGAGTACACGATGGTCTTCTACAACAAGGACCTCTTCGCCGAGCACGGCATCGAGGAACCCACCACGCTCGCCGAACTCACCGCCGCCATGGACGAGTTCGTGAAGGCGGGCATCACCCCGCTCGCCAACGCCGGCGCCGAGTACATGGCGCAGCAGTACCTGTACCAGCTGGCGCTGAGCAGGGCCGACCGTGCCTGGGTGGACTCCTACGAGCTGTACGAGGGCGAGACCGACTTCCACGACGCCGCCTGGACGTACGGGGCGGAGACCTTCGCGGACTGGGTGGAGAAGGGATACATCGGCGAGAAGTCGACCGGGGCGAAGTCCGAGGACGCGGGAGTCTCCTTCATCCAGGGCAAGGCGCCGATCCTGTTCTCGGGGAGCTGGTGGTACGGCCGGTTCCAGGCCGAGAACACCTTCGACTGGGGCACCTTCCTGTGGCCCGACACGAACCTCACACTCGGCTCCGGCGGCAACCTCTGGGTCGTCCCCAAGGGCGCGAAGAACAAGGAACTCGCCTACGACTTCATCGACATCACTCTGTCGGAGAAGATCCAGAACCTGCTCGGCGACAAGGGCGGTGTCCCGGTGGCCGCGGACCCCGGCGCCATCACCGATTCCCGGGCGAAGAAGCTGATCGCCGACTTCAACACCCTCTCCGAGAAGGACGGCCTGGCCTTCTACCCGGACTGGCCCGTGCCCGGTTTCTACGACGTCCTCGTCTCCGAGACCCAGAAGCTGATCACCGGCGACGCCGGTCCGGACGCCTACCTGGACGCGATCGGGAAGGCGTACGAGAAGGACGTACCGAAGCGATGA
- a CDS encoding nitrate/nitrite transporter codes for MTAPSTAPASSRGGRWIEHWDPENEAFWNETGEKVARRNLIFSVLSEHIGFSIWTVWSVMVLFMGPEYGLTPADKFFLVSMATLVGAIVRIPYTFAVAIFGGRNWTIVSASLLLIPTVAAFVVMEPGTSFNTFLVCAMLAGIGGGNFASSMTNINAFFPLRKKGWALGLNAGGGNIGVPVVQLIGLAVIGASGGPRVLLGIYIPFIVIAAVLAAVYMDNIASVKNDTGAAKDSVKEAHTWIMSFLYIGTFGSFIGYSFAFGLVLQTQFGRTPLESAYVTFIGPLLGSLIRPLGGALADKYGGAKITLWNYVGMAAATGIIVIASMQKSLPLFTTAFIVLFVLTGLGNGSTFKMIPGIFQAKALAKGLQGEEAAAYGRRLSGASMGIIGAVGALGGLGINLAFRQSFLSVGSGTGAFLAFLAFYGLCFLVTWAVYLRRPASNTSAEATTTEAKPQLSYAEV; via the coding sequence ATGACAGCCCCGAGCACTGCCCCCGCATCGAGCAGGGGAGGCCGCTGGATCGAGCACTGGGATCCCGAGAACGAGGCCTTCTGGAACGAGACCGGCGAGAAGGTCGCCCGCCGCAACCTCATTTTCTCGGTGCTCTCGGAGCACATCGGTTTCTCCATCTGGACCGTCTGGTCGGTGATGGTCCTGTTCATGGGCCCCGAGTACGGGCTCACCCCGGCCGACAAGTTCTTCCTCGTCTCGATGGCCACGCTGGTCGGCGCCATCGTCCGCATCCCGTACACCTTCGCGGTGGCGATCTTCGGCGGCCGTAACTGGACGATCGTCTCGGCGAGCCTGCTGCTCATCCCGACCGTCGCGGCCTTCGTCGTGATGGAGCCGGGGACCTCGTTCAACACGTTCCTGGTCTGCGCGATGCTCGCCGGTATCGGTGGCGGCAACTTCGCCTCCTCCATGACCAACATCAACGCCTTCTTCCCGCTGCGGAAGAAGGGCTGGGCGCTCGGTCTCAACGCGGGCGGCGGCAACATCGGTGTCCCGGTCGTGCAGCTCATCGGCCTCGCCGTCATCGGCGCCTCCGGCGGTCCCCGCGTGCTGCTCGGGATCTACATCCCCTTCATCGTCATCGCCGCGGTCCTCGCCGCCGTCTACATGGACAACATCGCGTCCGTGAAGAACGACACCGGTGCCGCGAAGGACTCCGTGAAGGAGGCCCACACCTGGATCATGTCCTTCCTCTACATCGGCACCTTCGGCTCCTTCATCGGCTACAGCTTCGCCTTCGGCCTCGTCCTGCAGACCCAGTTCGGCCGTACACCCCTGGAGTCCGCCTACGTCACCTTCATCGGCCCCCTGCTCGGCTCGCTGATCCGGCCCCTCGGCGGCGCGCTCGCCGACAAGTACGGCGGCGCCAAGATCACCCTGTGGAACTACGTCGGCATGGCCGCCGCCACCGGGATCATCGTCATCGCCTCCATGCAGAAGTCGCTGCCGCTGTTCACCACCGCGTTCATCGTGCTGTTCGTCCTCACCGGACTCGGCAACGGCTCCACCTTCAAGATGATCCCGGGCATCTTCCAGGCCAAGGCCCTCGCCAAGGGGCTTCAGGGCGAGGAGGCCGCGGCCTACGGACGTCGCCTCTCCGGCGCATCCATGGGCATCATCGGCGCGGTGGGCGCCCTCGGCGGCCTCGGCATCAACCTGGCCTTCCGCCAGTCCTTCCTCTCCGTGGGCTCCGGCACCGGCGCCTTCCTCGCCTTCCTCGCCTTCTACGGCCTCTGCTTCCTGGTGACCTGGGCCGTATACCTTCGCCGCCCGGCCTCGAACACCTCTGCGGAGGCGACGACGACGGAGGCGAAGCCGCAGCTCAGCTACGCCGAGGTGTGA
- the yicI gene encoding alpha-xylosidase, translating into MKFTDGYWLLREGVTAAHPVEVLDVTATDGTLRVHAPTQPVRHRGDLLKGPVVTIDAHAPMPDVIGVTFTHFEGERPRGPRFELTTEEFTPHTSYDDEHATLTAGELSVRVSRTGPWHIDFLAHGRILTTSGPKSMGIMREASGTHHLREQLNLGVGTSVYGLGERFGPLVKNGQVVDVWNADGGTATEQAYKNVPFYLTDAGYGVFVDHPGKVSFEVASEVVSRVQFSAETQRLTYYVVYGPTPKEILRKYTALTGRPALPPDWSFGLWLSTSFTTSYDEETVTSFIEGMRERRLPLSVFHFDCFWMREFQWCDFAWDPRVFPDPEGMLARLKRRGLRISVWINPYIAQRSPLFAEGKALGHLLRRPDGDVWQWDLWQPGMALVDFTSPAAREWYASKLEALLAQGVDCFKTDFGERVPLDVTWSDGSDPERMHNYYTYLYNRTVFDVLRKHRGEGEAVLFARSATVGSQSFPVHWGGDCESSYEAMAESLRGGLSLGLSGFGYWSHDIGGFEGTPTPALFKRWIAFGLLSSHSRLHGSSSYRVPWLFDEESVDVLREFTRLKLSLMPYLHAAARTAHTEGVPMMRAMVLEFPDDPGCAHLERQYMLGPDLLVAPVFSDEGDVTYYVPEGTWTRFPAGGTVTGPRWVRERHDFTSVPLLVRPGAVVPVGAVSDRPDYDHADGVTLRAYGLAHGAQVTVRVGDVTFTVVREGRVLRASCDDPRASWGLAAGGREVRAEAGTGFVTMDLDGESDAVGTGPA; encoded by the coding sequence ATGAAGTTCACCGACGGCTACTGGCTGCTCCGCGAGGGCGTCACCGCGGCCCATCCGGTCGAGGTCCTCGACGTCACCGCCACGGACGGCACCCTGCGCGTCCACGCCCCCACCCAGCCCGTCCGCCACCGCGGCGACCTGCTGAAGGGACCGGTCGTGACGATCGACGCGCACGCCCCGATGCCCGACGTCATCGGCGTCACCTTCACCCACTTCGAGGGCGAACGGCCACGCGGCCCGCGCTTCGAGCTGACGACCGAGGAGTTCACCCCGCACACCTCCTACGACGACGAGCACGCCACCCTCACGGCCGGAGAGCTGTCGGTCCGTGTGTCCCGCACCGGCCCCTGGCACATCGACTTCCTCGCCCACGGCCGCATCCTCACCACCAGCGGCCCCAAGTCGATGGGGATCATGCGGGAGGCGTCCGGCACCCACCACCTGCGCGAACAGCTCAATCTGGGCGTCGGCACCTCGGTGTACGGCCTCGGTGAACGCTTCGGCCCGCTCGTCAAGAACGGCCAGGTCGTCGACGTCTGGAACGCCGACGGCGGCACGGCCACCGAACAGGCCTACAAGAACGTGCCGTTCTATCTGACCGACGCGGGCTACGGCGTCTTCGTCGACCACCCCGGCAAGGTGTCGTTCGAGGTCGCCTCGGAGGTCGTGTCGCGGGTGCAGTTCAGCGCGGAGACCCAGCGGTTGACGTACTACGTCGTCTACGGCCCCACCCCGAAGGAGATCCTCCGCAAGTACACGGCCCTCACCGGCCGCCCGGCCCTGCCGCCCGACTGGTCCTTCGGCCTCTGGCTGTCGACCTCCTTCACCACCTCCTACGACGAGGAGACGGTGACCTCCTTCATCGAGGGCATGCGGGAGCGCCGGCTCCCCCTGTCCGTCTTCCACTTCGACTGCTTCTGGATGCGCGAGTTCCAGTGGTGCGACTTCGCGTGGGACCCCCGGGTCTTCCCGGACCCGGAGGGGATGCTGGCCCGCCTCAAACGACGCGGCCTGCGGATCAGCGTCTGGATCAACCCGTACATCGCCCAGCGCTCACCCCTCTTCGCGGAGGGCAAGGCCCTCGGCCACCTCCTGCGCCGCCCGGACGGCGACGTCTGGCAGTGGGACCTCTGGCAACCGGGCATGGCCCTCGTCGACTTCACCAGCCCGGCGGCCCGCGAGTGGTACGCGTCGAAGCTGGAGGCGCTCCTCGCCCAGGGCGTCGACTGCTTCAAGACCGACTTCGGCGAGCGGGTGCCCCTCGACGTGACCTGGTCCGACGGCTCGGACCCGGAGCGGATGCACAACTACTACACCTACCTCTACAACCGCACGGTCTTCGACGTCCTGCGCAAGCACCGGGGCGAGGGCGAGGCGGTGCTCTTCGCCCGGTCGGCGACCGTCGGCAGCCAGAGCTTCCCCGTGCACTGGGGCGGCGACTGCGAGTCGAGTTACGAGGCGATGGCCGAGTCGCTGCGCGGCGGGCTGTCCCTGGGGCTGTCGGGCTTCGGGTACTGGAGCCATGACATCGGCGGCTTCGAGGGCACGCCGACCCCCGCCCTCTTCAAGCGGTGGATCGCCTTCGGTCTGCTGTCCTCCCACAGCCGTCTGCACGGCTCGTCGTCGTACCGGGTCCCCTGGCTCTTCGACGAGGAATCGGTGGACGTCCTGCGCGAGTTCACCCGGTTGAAGCTCAGCCTGATGCCCTACCTCCACGCGGCCGCCCGCACCGCCCACACCGAGGGCGTCCCCATGATGCGCGCGATGGTGCTGGAGTTCCCCGACGATCCGGGCTGCGCCCATCTGGAGCGCCAGTACATGCTCGGCCCGGACCTTCTCGTGGCCCCCGTCTTCAGCGACGAGGGGGACGTCACGTACTACGTCCCCGAGGGCACCTGGACCCGCTTCCCGGCCGGCGGGACGGTCACCGGGCCCCGCTGGGTCCGGGAGCGGCACGACTTCACCAGCGTGCCCCTCCTGGTCCGGCCGGGCGCGGTGGTCCCGGTCGGCGCGGTGTCCGACCGCCCTGACTACGACCACGCCGACGGGGTCACACTGCGTGCGTACGGCCTCGCGCACGGGGCCCAGGTCACCGTGCGGGTGGGTGACGTGACCTTCACCGTCGTACGGGAGGGCCGGGTGCTGCGGGCGTCGTGCGACGACCCGAGGGCGAGCTGGGGGCTCGCGGCCGGGGGCCGTGAGGTCCGGGCGGAGGCCGGCACGGGCTTTGTGACGATGGACCTCGACGGGGAGTCGGACGCCGTGGGAACGGGGCCGGCGTGA
- a CDS encoding acyltransferase family protein, with product MSTLTQDSAPQTPAALAVSGRDRYFDLLRALAIFRVVLYHLAGWSWLPLVFPSMGVMFALAGNLMARSLKRPALGVVRGRLRRLLPPVWLLGVVGVTGMVAQGWAPDPYWHPLWWWFHLAFWILPVSEPPYADGLPGVHGFIGADWAVELAGPLWYVRTYIWYVVLSPVLLRALRKTPVVTVLAPLALAAVFELGWLAVPGERLAAGFTDFATFGACWILGMAHQEGILKRLPRYVVPSVAPAVALFGLWYALRHDYGQGHDLDDMPFAQSLWSVAAVALLLHLSPSWSQWPPRLRRWDGVIGFLNSRAVTIYLWHTTCIVIAATQWDRLWDVVFLEQHAPWLLESVWPVLALTWLLVVACVVAFGWAEDLAARRRPRLWPRRGDAGRARGRS from the coding sequence ATGAGCACCCTCACCCAGGACTCCGCACCGCAGACCCCGGCCGCCTTGGCCGTCTCCGGCCGGGACCGCTACTTCGACCTGCTGCGGGCCCTGGCCATCTTCCGGGTGGTGCTCTACCACCTGGCCGGCTGGAGCTGGCTGCCGCTCGTCTTCCCCTCCATGGGCGTGATGTTCGCGCTCGCCGGCAACCTCATGGCGCGCTCGCTGAAGCGGCCGGCGCTGGGTGTCGTCAGAGGCCGGCTGCGCCGTCTGCTGCCCCCGGTGTGGCTGCTGGGCGTCGTCGGCGTGACGGGGATGGTGGCCCAGGGCTGGGCGCCGGATCCGTACTGGCATCCCCTCTGGTGGTGGTTCCACCTCGCGTTCTGGATCCTCCCGGTCAGCGAGCCGCCGTACGCCGACGGCCTGCCCGGGGTGCACGGCTTCATCGGCGCGGACTGGGCCGTGGAACTGGCCGGACCCCTCTGGTACGTGCGCACCTACATCTGGTACGTCGTGCTCTCCCCGGTGCTGCTGCGCGCGCTGCGCAAGACGCCGGTGGTGACGGTCCTCGCGCCGCTCGCCCTGGCGGCGGTGTTCGAGCTGGGCTGGCTGGCCGTCCCCGGCGAGCGGCTCGCCGCGGGCTTCACGGACTTCGCCACCTTCGGTGCCTGCTGGATCCTCGGCATGGCCCACCAGGAGGGCATCCTCAAGCGCCTGCCGAGGTACGTCGTGCCGTCCGTGGCCCCGGCTGTCGCCCTCTTCGGCCTCTGGTACGCCCTGCGCCACGACTACGGCCAGGGCCACGACCTGGACGACATGCCGTTCGCCCAGTCCCTGTGGTCCGTCGCCGCGGTGGCGCTGCTGCTGCATCTGAGCCCGTCGTGGTCGCAGTGGCCGCCCCGGCTGCGCCGCTGGGACGGGGTGATCGGCTTCCTCAACTCCCGCGCGGTGACGATCTATCTCTGGCACACCACCTGCATCGTGATCGCCGCGACCCAGTGGGACCGGCTGTGGGACGTGGTCTTCCTCGAACAACACGCCCCGTGGCTGCTGGAGAGCGTCTGGCCCGTGCTGGCCCTCACCTGGCTGCTGGTCGTCGCCTGTGTCGTCGCCTTCGGCTGGGCGGAGGATCTGGCGGCCCGGCGCAGGCCGCGGTTGTGGCCGAGGCGTGGGGATGCCGGGAGGGCCCGGGGCAGGTCCTGA
- a CDS encoding carbohydrate ABC transporter permease: MTVTVERGRAVAKEGRGGGARRPRAGRDSYALFLLPGALAFLAVVVVPFLMNTGVSFTDWQGVGGPQWSGLANYRELLDDSAFWASFRHSLFMVVAMAAVPTALGLVLAAALFDFVGKHFGSRVTAVLRACFYLPQVLPIAVAGIVWSWILAPESGSLNELLKAAGLGGWQQDWLGDPDLALYTVMAVMVWVQLGFPLVVFMAGLQRVDPALYEAAELDGAGWWRRFRHITLPQIRPEIHVVLLWCTIAALKVFGAVYVLTKGGPGGATDVPSYFSFTTFFEKTQVGYGAAISTVLTVIVLALALVGLRLQTRAEDAEEGVRP, translated from the coding sequence ATGACGGTGACCGTGGAGCGGGGGCGGGCGGTCGCGAAGGAGGGGCGGGGCGGCGGCGCCCGCCGGCCCCGCGCCGGCCGTGACTCCTACGCGCTGTTCCTCCTGCCCGGCGCCCTCGCCTTCCTCGCGGTCGTCGTCGTGCCGTTCCTGATGAACACGGGGGTGAGCTTCACCGACTGGCAGGGGGTCGGCGGCCCGCAATGGTCGGGGCTCGCCAACTACCGGGAGCTGCTGGACGACTCCGCGTTCTGGGCGTCGTTCCGGCACAGCCTGTTCATGGTGGTGGCGATGGCCGCCGTGCCGACCGCGCTCGGGCTGGTCCTGGCCGCCGCCCTGTTCGACTTCGTCGGCAAGCACTTCGGCAGCCGGGTCACCGCCGTGCTGCGGGCCTGCTTCTACCTGCCCCAGGTGCTGCCGATCGCGGTGGCGGGCATCGTCTGGAGCTGGATCCTCGCCCCCGAGAGCGGTTCCCTGAACGAGCTGCTGAAGGCGGCGGGGCTCGGCGGATGGCAGCAGGACTGGCTCGGCGACCCCGACCTCGCCCTCTACACGGTCATGGCCGTGATGGTCTGGGTGCAGCTCGGCTTCCCGCTGGTCGTCTTCATGGCCGGGCTGCAGCGCGTCGACCCGGCGCTGTACGAGGCCGCCGAGCTGGACGGCGCCGGCTGGTGGCGCCGCTTCCGGCACATCACCCTGCCGCAGATCCGGCCCGAGATCCATGTGGTCCTGCTGTGGTGCACGATCGCCGCGCTGAAGGTGTTCGGCGCGGTGTACGTCCTGACGAAGGGCGGCCCGGGCGGCGCCACGGACGTGCCGTCCTACTTCTCCTTCACCACGTTCTTCGAGAAGACCCAGGTCGGCTACGGCGCCGCGATCTCCACCGTCCTGACCGTGATCGTCCTGGCCCTGGCCCTGGTCGGCCTGAGGCTCCAGACCCGAGCCGAGGACGCCGAGGAGGGAGTCCGCCCATGA
- a CDS encoding helix-turn-helix transcriptional regulator: MRSDAEHIDGFAAWIEGVMRARGYDLDSPRGGGRTKLAEDAGVHRAAITRLLQRRSMPDLETMRGLSRALGIPVRDVLIRSGKLTEQDLPQAPEPPGTDTAPGGPTLSAEQAATALGIPEHLRAAFVRITEQLRLGTAAAPAALEAGPDGHTDT; encoded by the coding sequence ATGAGGAGCGATGCCGAGCACATCGACGGGTTCGCGGCCTGGATCGAAGGCGTGATGCGGGCCCGTGGGTACGACCTCGACAGCCCGCGCGGCGGCGGCAGGACCAAGCTCGCCGAGGACGCGGGGGTGCACCGGGCGGCCATCACCCGGCTGCTGCAGCGCCGGAGCATGCCGGATCTGGAGACGATGCGGGGCCTGTCCCGCGCGCTCGGCATCCCGGTCCGCGACGTCCTGATCCGCTCGGGCAAGCTCACCGAGCAGGACCTGCCGCAGGCGCCGGAGCCACCCGGGACCGACACGGCCCCCGGCGGCCCCACGCTCTCCGCCGAGCAGGCGGCGACCGCGCTCGGCATCCCGGAACACCTCCGGGCGGCCTTCGTCCGGATCACCGAACAGCTCAGACTCGGCACGGCAGCCGCCCCGGCCGCTCTGGAGGCGGGCCCGGACGGCCACACCGACACCTGA
- a CDS encoding glycosyltransferase: protein MTRSKRGGTPSRAAAPRRTRTPRAPQVPEVPEGGTADDPAGNTAEGPSPSPSPSPSSGESTGKSPRKRVRKRSGRRVPLRYLLPCVLLLALMAMLMLRGYVHSEILADHRVGAPVANDRVPKKILKGGPVIDTRSGRRISLDIPDHELVLTFDDGPDPTWTPKVLDMLKKHDAKAVFFITGTMASRYPDLVQRMVDEGHEIGLHTFNHPDLSLQSKDRIDWELSQNQLALAGAAGIRTSLFRPPYSSFSDRMDNRTWPVTEYIGSRGYITVVSDTDSQDWARPGVDEIIRRATPERRGDGHIVLMHDAGGDRSQTVAALDRYIGELQADGYTFDTLTGALQAPSAHTPVTGLGLVKGKVWVTLVQVSEKTTSVLVVALAVVGVLVLARFGLMLILSIAHARKVRRRGFVWGTDGPVTEPVSVLVPAYNEAKCIEMTVRSLVASDHPIEVLVIDDGSSDGTARIVEELGQDLSGVRVVRQLNAGKPAALNRGIANARHEIIVMMDGDTVFEPSTVRELVQPFADPRVGAVAGNAKVGNRDTMIGAWQHIEYVMGFNLDRRMYDVLRCMPTIPGAVGAFRREALERVGGMSEDTLAEDTDITMAMHRDGWHVVYAENARAWTEAPESVQQLWSQRYRWSYGTMQAIWKHRGSFFDRGPSGRFGRVGLPLVSLFMVVAPLLAPLIDVFLLYGLVFGPTEKTVGAWLGVLAVQVVCAALAFHLDKERMTHLISLPLQQILYRQLMYVVLLQSWITALTGGRLRWQKLRRTGAVGLPGAPQEQAAAVPQQQSGERRPVG, encoded by the coding sequence ATGACCCGCTCCAAGCGCGGCGGCACGCCTTCGCGTGCCGCCGCCCCACGCCGTACCCGCACACCGCGAGCACCGCAGGTCCCCGAAGTCCCCGAGGGCGGCACGGCCGACGACCCGGCAGGCAACACGGCCGAAGGACCGAGCCCCAGCCCCAGCCCGAGCCCGAGTTCGGGCGAGAGCACCGGCAAGAGCCCGCGCAAGCGGGTGCGCAAGCGTTCCGGACGCCGCGTGCCGCTGCGCTATCTGCTGCCCTGCGTGCTGCTCCTCGCCCTGATGGCCATGCTGATGCTGCGCGGATACGTGCACAGCGAGATCCTCGCGGACCACCGGGTCGGGGCGCCGGTGGCGAACGACCGGGTGCCGAAGAAGATACTCAAGGGCGGGCCCGTGATCGACACCCGCTCGGGCCGCCGGATCAGCCTGGACATCCCCGATCACGAACTGGTCCTGACGTTCGACGACGGGCCCGACCCCACGTGGACCCCCAAGGTCCTCGACATGCTGAAGAAGCACGACGCCAAGGCCGTCTTCTTCATCACCGGCACGATGGCCTCGCGCTATCCGGACCTGGTCCAGCGGATGGTCGACGAGGGCCACGAGATCGGCCTGCACACCTTCAACCACCCGGACCTCTCGCTCCAGAGCAAGGACCGCATCGACTGGGAGCTGTCCCAGAACCAGCTCGCGCTCGCGGGCGCGGCGGGCATCCGTACCTCCCTGTTCCGGCCGCCGTACTCCTCGTTCTCGGACCGGATGGACAACCGGACGTGGCCGGTCACGGAGTACATCGGCAGCCGCGGCTACATCACCGTCGTCAGCGACACCGACAGCCAGGACTGGGCCCGCCCCGGCGTCGACGAGATCATCCGCCGGGCCACGCCCGAGCGCCGCGGTGACGGGCACATCGTGCTGATGCACGACGCCGGCGGCGACCGCTCGCAGACCGTCGCCGCGCTGGACCGGTACATCGGCGAACTCCAGGCCGACGGCTACACGTTCGACACCCTCACCGGTGCCCTCCAGGCGCCCAGCGCGCACACCCCGGTCACCGGCCTCGGCCTGGTGAAGGGCAAGGTGTGGGTGACGCTGGTGCAGGTGTCGGAGAAGACGACGAGCGTCCTCGTGGTCGCCCTCGCGGTCGTCGGCGTCCTCGTCCTCGCCCGCTTCGGCCTGATGCTGATCCTGTCGATCGCGCACGCCCGCAAGGTCAGGCGCCGTGGCTTCGTCTGGGGCACGGACGGGCCCGTCACGGAACCGGTGTCGGTGCTCGTCCCGGCGTACAACGAGGCCAAGTGCATCGAGATGACGGTCCGTTCGCTGGTGGCGAGCGACCACCCCATCGAGGTGCTCGTCATCGACGACGGCTCCAGCGACGGCACGGCCCGCATCGTGGAGGAGCTGGGCCAGGACCTGTCGGGCGTCCGTGTCGTACGCCAGCTCAACGCGGGCAAGCCGGCCGCCCTCAACCGGGGCATCGCCAACGCCCGCCACGAGATCATCGTCATGATGGACGGCGACACGGTCTTCGAACCGTCCACCGTCCGCGAGCTGGTCCAGCCGTTCGCCGACCCCCGGGTCGGCGCGGTCGCCGGCAACGCCAAGGTGGGCAATCGCGACACCATGATCGGCGCCTGGCAGCACATCGAGTACGTGATGGGCTTCAACCTCGACCGCCGGATGTACGACGTCCTGCGCTGCATGCCGACGATCCCCGGCGCGGTGGGGGCGTTCCGGCGCGAGGCCCTCGAACGCGTCGGCGGCATGAGCGAGGACACCCTCGCCGAGGACACCGACATCACCATGGCCATGCACCGCGACGGCTGGCACGTCGTCTACGCCGAGAACGCGCGCGCCTGGACCGAGGCCCCGGAATCCGTCCAGCAGCTGTGGTCGCAGCGCTACCGCTGGTCGTACGGCACGATGCAGGCGATCTGGAAGCACCGGGGCTCGTTCTTCGACCGGGGCCCCTCGGGCCGCTTCGGGCGCGTGGGCCTGCCGCTGGTGTCGCTGTTCATGGTCGTGGCCCCGCTGCTGGCCCCGCTCATCGACGTCTTCCTGCTCTACGGGCTGGTCTTCGGGCCGACCGAGAAGACGGTCGGTGCCTGGCTGGGCGTCCTGGCCGTCCAGGTGGTGTGCGCGGCGCTGGCGTTCCATCTCGACAAGGAGCGCATGACCCATCTGATCTCGCTCCCGCTCCAGCAGATCCTCTACCGCCAGCTCATGTACGTCGTCCTGCTGCAGTCGTGGATCACGGCACTGACCGGCGGCCGGCTGCGCTGGCAGAAGCTGCGGCGGACGGGGGCCGTGGGGCTGCCCGGCGCGCCGCAGGAACAGGCGGCCGCCGTGCCGCAGCAGCAGTCGGGAGAGCGGAGGCCGGTCGGATGA